A part of Drosophila ananassae strain 14024-0371.13 chromosome 2R, ASM1763931v2, whole genome shotgun sequence genomic DNA contains:
- the LOC6493040 gene encoding uncharacterized protein LOC6493040, protein MLVKEPIDSSKDVGREEPQERMPTQLMDLPSHLLHSIISKVGYRHQKLLRRVSKDMRQLHNAYILHHHETVVRTHRKKCEESVDIQKTRTMLQTLKHAISYYRSIGFENYYANSLLHFYENLEVEYGDADGDPQTQYMSAFIKQFLDSLERPYVHRVPVSKRQKFHELRLLYTLSLFNLLRQFQNFRIVGWGMNLLHWQLQVEVNGIFMGVVEEREVRTRAVDQIKRNDFMAMMAELLYYETLQRRFCGYKDAGSIIYSYGVLRQPLTKRSTRLLLKFFVVAPQIVLRILQDAITGKCESLSPNSMPHCTAFSMRLEVNAKRSCRFLDLGSMHISVLQFTELV, encoded by the exons atgctAGTTAAAGAGCCGATTGACTCTTCCAAGGATGTAGGCAGGGAGGAGCCGCAAGAACGGATGCCCACTCAGCTGATGGATCTGCCAAGCCATCTTCTCCACAGCATAATATCCAAGGTCGGTTATCGCCATCAGAAGCTTCTGCGTCGGGTCTCCAAGGACATGCGGCAGCTTCACAATGCCTATATTCTGCATCATCACGAAACAGTTGTGCGGACCCATCGGAAAAAGTGCGAGGAGAGTGTAGATATTCAGAAGACCAGGACCATGCTGCAG ACCCTTAAGCATGCCATCAGCTACTATCGCAGCATTGGTTTTGAAAATTACTACGCCAACAGCCTGCTGCACTTTTACGAAAATTTAGAGGTGGAGTACGGTGATGCAGATGGAGATCCACAGACCCAGTATATGAGTGCTTTCATCAAACAGTTTCTGGACAGCTTGGAACGGCCATACGTCCATCGGGTTCCAGTTAGCAAGAGGCAGAAGTTTCACGAATTGCGATTACTCTATACCTTGTCATTATTCAATCTTTTGCGG CAATTCCAAAATTTTCGTATCGTTGGCTGGGGCATGAACCTCCTGCACTGGCAGCTTCAGGTCGAGGTGAACGGCATCTTCATGGGTGTGGTTGAGGAACGAGAGGTCCGTACTCGCGCTGTAGACCAGATCAAGCGAAATGACTTTATGGCCATGATGGCGGAGCTGCTATATTACGAGACTCTGCAAAGGAGATTCTG CGGATACAAGGACGCGGGCAGCATTATCTACTCCTATGGTGTGCTGAGGCAGCCCTTGACAAAGCGCAGCACTCGCCTGCTCCTCAAGTTCTTTGTGGTGGCCCCGCAGATTGTCCTTCGTATTTTGCAGGATGCTATAACTGGAAAGTGTGAAAGCCTTTCCCCCAACAGTATGCCCCATTGCACGGCGTTCAGTATGCGTTTGGAGGTGAATGCCAAACGTAGCTGTCGGTTTCTTGACCTCGGCTCGATGCACATTTCCGTTTTGCAGTTTACTGAGCTGGTTTAG
- the LOC6493039 gene encoding UPF0687 protein C20orf27 homolog has protein sequence MCDEAATETLEHPDHHVHFDAATLKDDFESDSCVTYQRSGDTIVVSLGFLQINHRYLIDLKLPTSLFGDAKALASKFEPVVSATPNLHCRITEFAGTKHDEHDFFEMKIEFFAYKEKLLREVLHIVSSSNAKELLQLVIAARVLGKGKGTPMLRTGIHCIGVERDEDESEASDFAGFDSGKP, from the coding sequence ATCATCATGTCCACTTCGATGCCGCCACGTTGAAGGACGACTTCGAGTCGGACAGCTGTGTGACATATCAGAGGTCGGGCGACACGATCGTGGTGAGCCTGGGCTTCCTCCAAATCAATCACCGCTACCTGATCGACCTCAAGCTGCCCACGTCCCTGTTCGGCGACGCCAAGGCCCTTGCCAGCAAGTTCGAGCCGGTGGTCAGTGCCACGCCCAATCTGCACTGCCGGATCACCGAGTTCGCCGGCACCAAGCACGACGAGCACGACTTCTTCGAGATGAAGATCGAGTTCTTTGCCTACAAGGAGAAGCTGCTGCGCGAGGTGCTGCACATTGTCAGCTCCAGCAATGCCAAGGAGCTGCTGCAGCTAGTGATCGCCGCCAGGGTGTTGGGCAAGGGCAAGGGCACGCCCATGCTGCGCACTGGGATTCACTGCATCGGCGTGGAGAGGGACGAGGACGAGTCAGAGGCTTCGGACTTTGCAGGATTCGACAGCGGCAAGCCCTAA